One window from the genome of Maylandia zebra isolate NMK-2024a linkage group LG18, Mzebra_GT3a, whole genome shotgun sequence encodes:
- the atp6v1h gene encoding V-type proton ATPase subunit H isoform X1: protein MDIRGAVDAAVPTNIIAAKAAEVRANQVNWQSYLQSQMISTEDCEFIKKFEVASSDQKQVILTNEGHQCAKTFLNLMAHISKEQTVQYILTLIDDTLQENHQRVNIFFDYAKKTKNTAWSYFLPMLNRQDLFTVHMAARIIAKLAAWGRDLMEGSDLNYYFNWIKSQLSSQNLHGTGPETSIGAGTISPSESSQYVQCVAGCLQLMLRINEYRFAWVEADGVNCITAVLSNKCGFQLQYQMIFCVWLLAFSPQLCEQLRRYNVVPALSDILQESVKEKVTRIILAAFRNLLEKSVERETRQEYALAMIQCKVLKQLENLEQQKYDDEDITEDIKFLLERLGESVQDLSSFDEYSSELKSGRLEWSPVHKSEKFWRENAVRLNEKNYELLKILTRLLEVSDDPQVIAVAAHDIGEYVRHYPRGKRVIEQLGGKQLVMNHMHHEDQLVRYNALLAVQKLMVHNWEYLGRQLQSTDQQQAPAVAARS from the exons GAGTCAAATGATCTCAACAGAGGACTGTGAATTCATCAAGAAGTTTGAGGTGGCCAGCTCTGATCAGAAACAAGTCATTCTGACCAATGAGGGGCATCAG TGTGCAAAGACCTTTCTAAACCTGATGGCTCACATCTCCAAAGAGCAGACGGTCCAGTACATCCTGACTCTGATTGATGACACCTTGCAG GAGAACCATCAGAGGGTGAACATCTTCTTTGACTatgccaaaaagacaaaaaacaccgCCTGGTCCTACTTCCTTCCAATGCTGAATCGTCAGGATCTCTTTACTGTCCACATG GCGGCGAGGATCATCGCTAAGCTGGCTGCCTGGGGCCGCGATCTGATGGAAGGAAGTGATCTGAACTACTACTTCAACTGGATCAAGAGTCAACTCAGCTCACAG AATCTACACGGTACAGGTCCTGAAACAAGCATTGGAGCAGGAACTATTTCTCCCAGTGAA AGCTCTCAGTATGTCCAGTGTGTAGCTGGGTGCCTCCAGCTGATGCTGAGGATCAATGAGTATAGGTTTGCCTGGGTGGAGGCTGATGGAGTTAACTG CATCACAGCAGTGCTGAGCAACAAGTGTGGCTTCCAGCTCCAGTACCAGATGATCTTCTGTGTTTGGCTCCTGGCCTTCAGTCCTCAGCTCTGTGAACAGTTGAGACGTTACAACGTAGTGCCTGCCCTGTCCGACATCCTCCAGGAGTCTGTCAAGGAGAAGGTCACCCGAATCATTCTGGCTGCCTTCAGG AATCTCCTGGAGAAATCGGTGGAGAGGGAGACTCGTCAGGAGTATGCACTAGCTATGATTCAGTGCAAGGTGCTGAAGCAGCTCGAGAACCTTGAGCAGCAGAAATATGATGATGAGGACATCACTGAGGACATTAAGTTCCTGCTTGAAAGGCTCGGAGAGAGTGTGCAGGATCTCAG CTCATTTGATGAGTACAGCTCTGAACTCAAGTCTGGCCGCTTGGAGTGGAGTCCTGTACACAAGTCAGAGAAGTTCTGGCGTGAGAACGCTGTCCGCCTGAACGAGAAGAACTATGAGCTCCTCAA GATTTTGACGAGGCTGTTGGAAGTGTCCGATGATCCTCAGGTTATAGCAGTGGCAGCTCATGACATTGGAGAGTATGTGCGGCATTATCCACGTGGTAAAAG AGTAATTGAGCAGCTCGGTGGAAAACAGCTTGTGATGAATCATATGCACCATGAGGACCAGCTAGTCCGGTACAACGCCCTGTTGGCTGTGCAGAAGCTGATGGTCCACAACTG GGAGTACCTTGGAAGACAACTGCAGTCCACTGATCAGCAGCAGGCTCCAGCGGTGGCTGCTCGAAGCTGA
- the atp6v1h gene encoding V-type proton ATPase subunit H isoform X2 yields MDIRGAVDAAVPTNIIAAKAAEVRANQVNWQSYLQSQMISTEDCEFIKKFEVASSDQKQVILTNEGHQCAKTFLNLMAHISKEQTVQYILTLIDDTLQENHQRVNIFFDYAKKTKNTAWSYFLPMLNRQDLFTVHMAARIIAKLAAWGRDLMEGSDLNYYFNWIKSQLSSQSSQYVQCVAGCLQLMLRINEYRFAWVEADGVNCITAVLSNKCGFQLQYQMIFCVWLLAFSPQLCEQLRRYNVVPALSDILQESVKEKVTRIILAAFRNLLEKSVERETRQEYALAMIQCKVLKQLENLEQQKYDDEDITEDIKFLLERLGESVQDLSSFDEYSSELKSGRLEWSPVHKSEKFWRENAVRLNEKNYELLKILTRLLEVSDDPQVIAVAAHDIGEYVRHYPRGKRVIEQLGGKQLVMNHMHHEDQLVRYNALLAVQKLMVHNWEYLGRQLQSTDQQQAPAVAARS; encoded by the exons GAGTCAAATGATCTCAACAGAGGACTGTGAATTCATCAAGAAGTTTGAGGTGGCCAGCTCTGATCAGAAACAAGTCATTCTGACCAATGAGGGGCATCAG TGTGCAAAGACCTTTCTAAACCTGATGGCTCACATCTCCAAAGAGCAGACGGTCCAGTACATCCTGACTCTGATTGATGACACCTTGCAG GAGAACCATCAGAGGGTGAACATCTTCTTTGACTatgccaaaaagacaaaaaacaccgCCTGGTCCTACTTCCTTCCAATGCTGAATCGTCAGGATCTCTTTACTGTCCACATG GCGGCGAGGATCATCGCTAAGCTGGCTGCCTGGGGCCGCGATCTGATGGAAGGAAGTGATCTGAACTACTACTTCAACTGGATCAAGAGTCAACTCAGCTCACAG AGCTCTCAGTATGTCCAGTGTGTAGCTGGGTGCCTCCAGCTGATGCTGAGGATCAATGAGTATAGGTTTGCCTGGGTGGAGGCTGATGGAGTTAACTG CATCACAGCAGTGCTGAGCAACAAGTGTGGCTTCCAGCTCCAGTACCAGATGATCTTCTGTGTTTGGCTCCTGGCCTTCAGTCCTCAGCTCTGTGAACAGTTGAGACGTTACAACGTAGTGCCTGCCCTGTCCGACATCCTCCAGGAGTCTGTCAAGGAGAAGGTCACCCGAATCATTCTGGCTGCCTTCAGG AATCTCCTGGAGAAATCGGTGGAGAGGGAGACTCGTCAGGAGTATGCACTAGCTATGATTCAGTGCAAGGTGCTGAAGCAGCTCGAGAACCTTGAGCAGCAGAAATATGATGATGAGGACATCACTGAGGACATTAAGTTCCTGCTTGAAAGGCTCGGAGAGAGTGTGCAGGATCTCAG CTCATTTGATGAGTACAGCTCTGAACTCAAGTCTGGCCGCTTGGAGTGGAGTCCTGTACACAAGTCAGAGAAGTTCTGGCGTGAGAACGCTGTCCGCCTGAACGAGAAGAACTATGAGCTCCTCAA GATTTTGACGAGGCTGTTGGAAGTGTCCGATGATCCTCAGGTTATAGCAGTGGCAGCTCATGACATTGGAGAGTATGTGCGGCATTATCCACGTGGTAAAAG AGTAATTGAGCAGCTCGGTGGAAAACAGCTTGTGATGAATCATATGCACCATGAGGACCAGCTAGTCCGGTACAACGCCCTGTTGGCTGTGCAGAAGCTGATGGTCCACAACTG GGAGTACCTTGGAAGACAACTGCAGTCCACTGATCAGCAGCAGGCTCCAGCGGTGGCTGCTCGAAGCTGA